The following coding sequences are from one Treponema parvum window:
- a CDS encoding Crp/Fnr family transcriptional regulator — MIENLKKSPLFAGMTNEEIEEFIVKTRAKINEYSKDEFIFLQGDIPKSMYLLVEGCVAVCNDTGSGKRSIIALFDKPGEIFGEIFLFLNRKTYDHYTQVLCDSKILEIAKPNLFQSNGITETIHQKIVLNMLYIFASKTYYLNRRLSILSCSGLRQKIAKLFLKNKREDNTVEINMNREELADFLNVTRPSLSRELMKMQEDGLIVIDKKAIRIFDIKKMKDICDM; from the coding sequence ATGATCGAAAATTTGAAAAAAAGCCCTTTATTTGCGGGAATGACAAATGAAGAAATAGAGGAATTTATTGTAAAAACTCGCGCAAAAATCAACGAATACAGCAAAGACGAATTTATTTTTTTGCAGGGCGATATTCCAAAGAGTATGTATTTGCTTGTAGAAGGATGCGTCGCAGTCTGTAACGACACCGGCAGCGGAAAAAGAAGTATAATCGCATTGTTCGATAAACCCGGAGAAATTTTCGGTGAAATTTTTCTGTTTTTAAACCGAAAAACTTACGATCATTATACACAGGTTCTTTGCGATTCAAAAATTTTAGAAATTGCAAAGCCCAATCTTTTTCAATCTAATGGAATTACCGAAACAATTCACCAAAAGATTGTTTTGAACATGCTTTATATTTTCGCTTCCAAAACTTATTACCTTAACCGACGGCTTTCAATACTTTCATGTTCGGGATTAAGACAAAAAATCGCAAAGCTCTTTTTAAAAAATAAAAGAGAAGACAATACGGTCGAAATCAACATGAACAGAGAAGAACTTGCGGATTTTTTAAATGTCACAAGGCCTTCTTTGTCCCGCGAACTTATGAAAATGCAAGAAGACGGCCTCATCGTCATTGACAAAAAAGCTATCCGCATCTTTGACATTAAAAAAATGAAAGATATCTGCGATATGTGA
- the hcp gene encoding hydroxylamine reductase, with protein MENKMFCYQCQETAGCTGCTQMGVCGKSPSVAAMQDLLIYVSKGISEITTRLRDEGVKIPKEINHLVTLNLFITITNANFDEDTITDKIVLTLNKKQELLTLLKNKNGLSDAATWDVMDKSAYAAKAKSVGVLATENEDIRSLRELIIYGLKGLSAYSKHANALLKDDEETDAFLQRALAKTLDDSLGIDELVALTLETGKYGVAGMALLDDANTSAYGNPEITKVNIGVGKNPGILISGHDLKDMEMLLEQTKGTGIDVYTHSEMLPAHYYPTFKKYSHFVGNYGNAWWKQKEEFESFNGPILMTTNCIVPPKPSYKDRLYTTGSAGFPGCKHISGDIGETKDFSQIIEQAKTCPPPVEIESGQIIGGFAHNQVIALADTIVSAVKSGAIKKFVVMGGCDGRAKARNYYTDFAKALPKDAVILTAGCAKYKYNKLDLGDIEGIPRVLDAGQCNDSYSLALIALKLKEVFGLENINDLPIIYNIAWYEQKAVIVLLALLYLGIKNIHLGPTLPAFFSANVAKVLVEKFKISGIGTVDDDMKLFF; from the coding sequence ATGGAAAATAAAATGTTTTGTTATCAATGTCAGGAAACAGCCGGCTGCACCGGATGTACGCAAATGGGGGTGTGCGGGAAATCCCCTTCGGTAGCCGCTATGCAGGATTTACTGATATATGTTAGCAAGGGAATTTCGGAAATTACTACAAGACTTAGAGATGAAGGGGTAAAGATTCCCAAAGAAATAAATCACTTGGTTACATTGAATCTTTTTATAACCATAACAAACGCCAATTTCGATGAAGATACGATAACAGATAAAATTGTTTTAACATTGAATAAAAAACAAGAGCTTTTAACTTTATTAAAAAACAAGAACGGTCTTTCCGATGCGGCGACTTGGGACGTAATGGACAAAAGCGCGTATGCTGCAAAAGCAAAAAGTGTAGGGGTTCTTGCTACTGAAAATGAAGACATACGAAGTTTGCGGGAACTTATAATTTACGGCCTTAAAGGGCTTTCCGCATACAGTAAACATGCAAATGCGCTTTTAAAAGATGATGAAGAAACGGATGCTTTCTTGCAAAGAGCCCTTGCAAAAACGCTTGATGACAGTCTCGGTATTGACGAACTTGTTGCTCTCACATTGGAAACCGGCAAATACGGCGTCGCAGGCATGGCGCTGTTGGACGATGCAAATACTTCCGCTTACGGAAATCCTGAAATCACAAAGGTAAACATAGGAGTGGGTAAAAATCCTGGTATCCTCATATCCGGCCATGATCTTAAAGATATGGAAATGTTGCTAGAACAGACAAAGGGAACGGGAATTGATGTGTACACACATTCTGAAATGCTTCCGGCACATTATTATCCCACATTTAAAAAATATTCTCACTTTGTAGGCAATTACGGAAACGCATGGTGGAAACAAAAGGAAGAATTCGAGAGTTTTAACGGTCCTATTTTAATGACTACAAACTGTATAGTTCCGCCCAAGCCGAGTTATAAGGACAGGCTTTATACAACGGGATCTGCGGGATTTCCGGGATGTAAGCATATTTCAGGAGATATCGGCGAGACAAAAGATTTTTCACAGATAATAGAACAGGCTAAGACTTGTCCGCCTCCTGTAGAAATTGAAAGCGGACAAATTATAGGCGGATTTGCACATAACCAGGTGATCGCTCTTGCCGATACGATCGTATCGGCAGTCAAAAGCGGCGCCATTAAAAAATTTGTGGTGATGGGCGGCTGCGACGGAAGAGCAAAGGCTAGAAATTATTATACCGATTTTGCAAAGGCTCTTCCCAAAGATGCCGTTATCTTAACCGCCGGATGCGCAAAATATAAATACAATAAATTAGACCTAGGCGATATAGAAGGAATTCCGAGAGTTTTGGATGCAGGGCAGTGTAACGATTCTTATTCACTTGCCCTTATTGCTCTAAAATTAAAGGAAGTTTTCGGTCTCGAAAATATAAATGATTTGCCGATCATTTATAATATTGCATGGTATGAGCAAAAAGCCGTTATAGTATTGCTTGCGCTTTTGTATTTGGGAATAAAAAATATTCATTTGGGACCGACTTTGCCTGCTTTCTTTTCCGCAAATGTTGCAAAAGTTTTGGTCGAAAAGTTTAAAATCAGCGGCATAGGCACAGTCGATGACGATATGAAACTTTTTTTCTAA
- a CDS encoding enolase C-terminal domain-like protein, whose product MKIIKAEAFKIHFKSVMVRDAEGHSHPGKEHDATAGFLRITCDDGTEGCAVGGNMNVDILQNVVCPAIIGEDPFFHERIWQRMRTWQRLHSTFTDRSLCALDLALWDICGKKCSKPIYKLLGGFREKVPAYASIMVGDNFEGGLNTPQSYADFSLKLLKKGYKAIKLHTWMPPIIPEPDPKLDVAACRAVREAVGPDIELMLDPYHDYTRQEAYYIAKELEKLNFLWMEEPMDEHSMSSYRWLTKEVDLPICGPETVEGKNRSRAEWVISGASDIGRAGAEVTGGITSLMKSVHLYESFGMSIELHGNTIGNLHVLGAMPIAGKYYERGLLHPFLDYDKPKPWFKSIYDPLNADGTVTIPSKPGLGWDLDYDYILNNRIK is encoded by the coding sequence ATGAAAATAATTAAAGCTGAAGCTTTCAAAATTCATTTCAAATCGGTTATGGTCCGCGATGCGGAAGGGCATTCACATCCAGGAAAGGAACACGACGCAACTGCCGGATTTTTGAGGATTACCTGTGACGACGGGACGGAAGGCTGCGCCGTCGGCGGAAATATGAACGTAGATATTCTGCAAAATGTCGTCTGTCCTGCGATAATCGGCGAAGATCCGTTCTTTCACGAGCGGATTTGGCAGAGAATGCGCACGTGGCAAAGACTGCATTCCACTTTTACCGACCGTTCGTTGTGCGCCCTCGATCTTGCGCTGTGGGATATATGCGGTAAAAAATGTTCTAAGCCGATTTACAAGTTGCTCGGCGGCTTTAGAGAAAAGGTTCCCGCCTACGCTTCCATCATGGTAGGGGATAACTTTGAAGGCGGGCTGAATACGCCTCAATCCTATGCAGATTTTTCTTTAAAATTGCTGAAAAAAGGATATAAGGCCATAAAACTTCACACGTGGATGCCGCCCATAATACCGGAACCGGATCCCAAACTCGACGTGGCGGCGTGCCGCGCAGTCCGCGAAGCGGTAGGGCCGGATATCGAACTTATGCTTGACCCTTATCACGATTATACGCGTCAGGAAGCGTATTATATTGCAAAGGAATTGGAAAAACTTAATTTTTTGTGGATGGAAGAACCTATGGACGAACACTCCATGTCTTCATATAGGTGGCTCACCAAAGAAGTCGATCTTCCCATTTGTGGTCCCGAAACCGTAGAAGGCAAAAACCGCTCAAGAGCGGAATGGGTAATTTCCGGAGCTTCGGACATAGGCCGCGCAGGGGCGGAAGTTACGGGCGGTATCACAAGTTTGATGAAATCCGTTCACCTTTACGAATCGTTCGGCATGAGCATTGAACTTCACGGCAACACAATAGGAAATTTACACGTGCTCGGAGCCATGCCCATAGCGGGTAAATATTATGAACGGGGGCTTTTACATCCGTTCCTCGACTACGACAAGCCGAAACCGTGGTTCAAATCAATCTACGATCCTTTAAATGCGGACGGTACTGTTACGATTCCGTCAAAACCGGGATTGGGTTGGGATCTCGATTATGATTACATATTAAATAATAGGATTAAATAA
- a CDS encoding Vat family streptogramin A O-acetyltransferase: MYGPQPNEIHPMKGFDQVCFIKNTITNPNIIVGDYSYYDDPVNSENFENNVLYHYPFIGDKLIIGKFCAIARDVKFIMNGANHKMNCFTTYPFSIFRNGWEKTTPEMEELPIKGDTVIQNDVWIGYNSLIMPGIKIGNGSIIASNSVVVKDVEPYSIVGGNPAKLIRKRFDNEIIDLLESIKWWDWPIEKITTNLEILTSDDVSKLREISDIKIT, encoded by the coding sequence ATGTACGGTCCTCAACCCAATGAAATACACCCCATGAAGGGGTTTGATCAAGTATGTTTTATTAAGAATACAATTACTAATCCAAATATAATCGTTGGTGATTATTCGTATTATGATGATCCAGTAAATTCAGAAAACTTTGAAAATAATGTTCTGTATCATTATCCATTCATTGGAGACAAATTAATTATTGGAAAGTTTTGTGCCATTGCCCGAGATGTTAAGTTCATAATGAATGGTGCAAATCATAAAATGAATTGTTTCACAACATATCCATTTTCAATATTTAGAAATGGATGGGAAAAAACAACACCAGAAATGGAAGAGTTACCAATTAAAGGTGATACGGTAATTCAGAATGATGTGTGGATTGGTTATAATTCTTTAATAATGCCCGGAATAAAGATAGGTAATGGTTCAATAATTGCATCAAATTCTGTTGTAGTAAAAGATGTAGAACCATATTCAATCGTTGGAGGAAATCCTGCAAAATTAATACGAAAAAGATTTGATAATGAAATTATTGATCTTTTAGAAAGTATAAAATGGTGGGATTGGCCAATAGAAAAAATAACGACAAATCTCGAGATACTTACCTCAGATGATGTAAGTAAATTACGAGAAATTAGTGATATTAAGATCACCTAA
- a CDS encoding ATP-binding cassette domain-containing protein, producing the protein MTQTKMTADKKDGTENITEKKIESLLQEYPFVADFFEQNTLDIKGCEGKTLKTFLEDQKEHASEDKAMDTDRVLDDLKSYIYQMIDFLGIKKENTVKSLTILAGHNKNKEKETFGAITILPSQVVAIVGPTGSGKSRLLADIEWAAWGDTPTGRSIMINEEKPDFKWRYSANKKLVAQLSQNMNFVIDLSAGEFIRMHAASRMVENPEKVAEKILLEANKLAGESFLAETPVTSLSGGQSRALMIADTAVLSASPIVLIDEIENAGIDRKKALDLLVSQDKIVLMATHDPLLALMADRRIVIKNGGIHAVIETSKQEKELLAYLNSIDSVMQESRRILRSGEILKSEALPSIQKQ; encoded by the coding sequence ATGACACAGACAAAAATGACGGCGGACAAAAAGGATGGAACTGAAAACATCACAGAAAAAAAGATTGAAAGCCTTTTGCAGGAATATCCGTTTGTCGCGGATTTTTTTGAACAGAATACGCTTGACATAAAAGGCTGTGAAGGTAAAACGTTAAAAACTTTTTTAGAAGATCAGAAAGAACATGCATCCGAAGACAAGGCTATGGACACCGATCGTGTTTTGGACGACCTTAAGTCTTATATTTATCAGATGATTGATTTTCTTGGGATAAAAAAAGAAAATACCGTAAAATCTCTCACTATTCTTGCAGGACATAATAAAAATAAAGAAAAAGAAACCTTCGGAGCCATTACCATATTGCCTTCTCAGGTCGTAGCCATAGTAGGACCTACGGGCTCCGGCAAGAGCAGGTTGCTTGCGGACATTGAATGGGCGGCATGGGGCGACACTCCTACGGGAAGAAGCATCATGATAAACGAAGAAAAACCCGATTTTAAATGGCGATATTCCGCTAACAAAAAATTAGTGGCGCAGCTTTCTCAGAACATGAATTTTGTCATAGACTTAAGCGCCGGAGAATTTATCAGGATGCACGCGGCAAGCCGGATGGTAGAGAATCCTGAAAAAGTAGCTGAAAAAATTTTACTTGAAGCCAATAAACTTGCAGGAGAGAGTTTTTTAGCGGAAACGCCCGTAACAAGTTTAAGCGGCGGCCAGTCAAGAGCTCTCATGATAGCAGATACCGCGGTGCTCAGCGCTTCTCCCATCGTTCTCATAGATGAAATAGAAAATGCCGGAATAGACAGAAAAAAAGCGCTTGACCTGTTGGTATCTCAGGATAAGATAGTGCTTATGGCGACCCATGATCCGCTTTTGGCTCTCATGGCAGACAGAAGGATCGTAATTAAAAACGGCGGCATTCATGCAGTGATCGAGACAAGTAAACAGGAAAAAGAACTGTTGGCATATTTAAACAGTATAGATTCCGTTATGCAGGAATCAAGAAGAATTCTTCGTTCTGGAGAAATTTTAAAATCGGAAGCTTTGCCGTCGATTCAAAAACAATAG
- a CDS encoding queuosine precursor transporter, which translates to MPNEILLCLSLLFSYGGLLVFFKLFGKAGLYTWMTFTAITANIEVLILVNAFGLEQTLGNTLFAASFLATDILSEIYGKKSANKAVFIGIAVSASFIVITNLWLLYTPSTNDWVFPSIKTVFSNTPRIMTASLIGYAVSEIFDVWAYHAWWNFTQKKTGSKEKFLWLRNNGSTLVSQFINIVIFNFLAFWKIYDLKTLINITASCYIIYIFTSLLDTPFIYLAKTMISTQDK; encoded by the coding sequence ATGCCTAATGAAATTCTTTTGTGTTTGTCGCTGCTTTTTTCTTACGGCGGGCTTCTTGTCTTCTTTAAATTATTCGGAAAGGCCGGCTTATATACATGGATGACCTTTACGGCGATAACCGCAAATATTGAAGTATTGATCTTGGTAAACGCCTTCGGTCTTGAACAGACGCTGGGCAACACGCTTTTTGCCGCAAGTTTTCTCGCTACGGATATCTTAAGTGAAATTTACGGTAAAAAATCGGCGAACAAAGCTGTGTTCATAGGAATAGCCGTTTCCGCTTCCTTTATCGTAATCACAAATCTGTGGCTCTTATATACTCCATCCACAAACGATTGGGTGTTTCCTTCAATTAAAACAGTTTTTTCAAACACTCCCAGAATAATGACGGCAAGCCTTATAGGCTATGCTGTTTCGGAAATATTCGACGTATGGGCTTATCACGCATGGTGGAATTTTACTCAAAAAAAGACGGGTTCAAAAGAAAAATTTTTATGGCTCAGAAATAACGGTTCCACCCTCGTTTCACAGTTCATAAACATAGTGATATTTAATTTTTTAGCTTTTTGGAAAATTTACGATCTGAAAACGCTCATAAACATAACCGCTTCCTGTTATATAATTTACATTTTTACAAGCCTTTTGGACACGCCTTTTATCTATCTGGCAAAGACGATGATTTCGACACAGGATAAATAA
- a CDS encoding carbohydrate ABC transporter permease gives MVELKKSQKWYPYVLILPTFLAIGIILLYPMFKGLMLSFQNYILSKPVPKNERFIGLGNYIEMFKDPIFLISLKKTAYWIVFSVGLQALMGLLVALVLDQKFPLRALVRGLVLIPWVLPSVVSALLWSWILDGTYGLFNDWLMRLHIINQNIPWLANPKTAFGSVIATNVWKGFPFFAISFLAGLQAIPKNLYEAAEIDGANMWQRFWAVTMPHLKPILITSTVLRIIWTANTTDLIFTMTQGGPGYTTNVLALYTYLKAWSELNFGYSSAMAIILMGIIIVFISIYIRLINKSREGGI, from the coding sequence ATGGTGGAATTGAAAAAAAGTCAAAAATGGTATCCGTACGTTTTGATTTTGCCTACTTTTCTGGCTATAGGAATCATTCTTCTTTATCCCATGTTCAAGGGACTCATGTTAAGCTTTCAAAACTATATACTGAGTAAACCCGTTCCGAAAAACGAACGCTTTATAGGATTGGGAAACTACATAGAGATGTTTAAAGATCCTATCTTTTTGATTTCACTTAAAAAGACGGCTTATTGGATTGTTTTTTCAGTGGGTCTTCAAGCCTTAATGGGGCTTCTCGTAGCTTTGGTTTTGGATCAAAAATTTCCTTTGAGGGCGCTTGTGCGCGGTTTGGTACTGATTCCGTGGGTCTTGCCGAGCGTAGTTTCAGCGCTGCTCTGGTCGTGGATCCTTGACGGAACATACGGTCTGTTTAACGATTGGCTTATGAGGCTGCACATTATAAACCAAAATATTCCTTGGCTGGCAAACCCCAAGACGGCGTTCGGTTCGGTCATCGCCACAAACGTATGGAAAGGGTTTCCTTTTTTTGCGATAAGTTTTTTAGCCGGCTTGCAAGCCATCCCTAAAAATCTTTATGAAGCGGCCGAAATCGACGGCGCGAACATGTGGCAGCGTTTTTGGGCTGTTACAATGCCGCATTTAAAGCCCATATTGATAACTTCTACCGTGCTGCGAATAATATGGACTGCAAATACGACCGACCTTATCTTTACGATGACGCAGGGCGGCCCGGGATATACTACGAATGTGCTTGCTTTGTATACTTATCTTAAAGCATGGAGCGAACTTAACTTCGGATATTCGTCGGCTATGGCTATAATCCTTATGGGCATAATAATAGTGTTTATCAGCATCTATATCAGATTAATAAATAAAAGTAGGGAAGGTGGAATTTAA
- a CDS encoding type II toxin-antitoxin system HicB family antitoxin — translation MMTYKGFIATVEYDDEAHVFTGEVINTRTVITFQGTTVDEMENEFRASVDDYLEWCKEDGIEPGKPYSGKFNVRLSPLFHSQVALAAKKLDMSLNSFVEKSLKDEISNMQLVY, via the coding sequence ATGATGACTTATAAGGGATTTATTGCAACTGTTGAATATGATGATGAAGCTCATGTATTTACTGGAGAGGTAATCAATACTCGTACTGTAATTACTTTTCAGGGAACGACTGTTGATGAGATGGAAAATGAATTTCGTGCTTCTGTTGATGATTATCTTGAGTGGTGTAAGGAAGATGGAATTGAACCAGGAAAACCTTATTCAGGAAAATTCAATGTTCGTCTTTCTCCATTATTTCATAGCCAGGTTGCTCTTGCTGCAAAAAAATTGGATATGTCTTTGAATAGCTTTGTAGAAAAATCATTAAAAGATGAAATATCGAATATGCAGTTGGTTTATTAG
- a CDS encoding ABC transporter substrate-binding protein: MKRFMLLGALAALSIMPVCAKGESEAKTGNGPVTIHHWYWVPNADNENYSKLIAEFNATHPNIKVEWENVPQKDVRTKFITAYQVGEGPDTFGMSENWVAEFAAMNMLEPLDSYISKWPGKNDIFDKVWPSSKIQNVQYGMPWKLLVTYMYYRKDWFKEEGLSVPQNMDEFVKVAKALTGKYKDESGQILDRYGFGLRGGRGNAQCYYIWVQSYGAKLYDDKGNVAFNTPLAVEATQKYLDLYQKEKVTPPSAVGDGFSEVVGAFKSGRTAMLHHHIGTYVEITQALGDKVGVMLFPAGPTGYRWSEGSVINHGISSISKNKEAAFTFISWMSEKWAVEFQSRYLGSVPITKSVADLPYFRDNPFYAKSNESVKYVGPWPKTINWASVIDSTTVKLLQQALMGQITAQQMVESISAELAKK; this comes from the coding sequence ATGAAACGCTTTATGTTACTGGGCGCTCTGGCAGCTCTCAGCATTATGCCTGTATGTGCGAAGGGAGAATCGGAGGCAAAGACCGGAAACGGGCCGGTGACAATACATCACTGGTATTGGGTCCCGAACGCCGATAACGAAAATTATTCCAAGCTTATCGCGGAATTTAACGCTACTCATCCGAATATAAAAGTAGAATGGGAAAATGTTCCGCAAAAGGATGTACGCACGAAATTCATCACGGCGTACCAAGTAGGCGAGGGGCCTGACACTTTTGGCATGAGTGAAAACTGGGTAGCAGAATTTGCCGCCATGAATATGCTTGAGCCGCTCGACAGCTACATTTCAAAATGGCCGGGGAAAAACGACATCTTCGATAAGGTATGGCCGAGCAGTAAAATTCAAAACGTACAATACGGTATGCCGTGGAAACTGCTTGTAACTTACATGTATTACCGAAAAGACTGGTTCAAAGAAGAAGGACTTTCCGTTCCGCAGAACATGGATGAATTCGTAAAAGTCGCAAAGGCTCTTACCGGTAAATACAAGGATGAAAGCGGACAGATTCTGGACCGTTACGGATTCGGCTTGAGGGGCGGAAGGGGAAACGCTCAGTGTTACTATATTTGGGTTCAAAGCTACGGCGCAAAACTTTATGACGATAAAGGAAATGTAGCTTTTAATACTCCGCTTGCCGTAGAAGCGACGCAAAAGTATTTAGATCTTTATCAAAAAGAAAAAGTTACTCCGCCTTCAGCCGTCGGCGACGGTTTTTCGGAAGTGGTAGGCGCTTTTAAAAGCGGACGGACTGCAATGCTGCATCACCACATAGGTACTTATGTAGAAATCACTCAGGCGCTGGGCGATAAGGTCGGCGTCATGCTGTTTCCCGCAGGCCCGACGGGTTATCGCTGGTCCGAAGGTTCTGTTATAAACCACGGTATCAGCTCTATTTCAAAAAATAAGGAAGCAGCGTTTACGTTTATAAGCTGGATGAGTGAAAAATGGGCGGTAGAATTTCAAAGCCGCTATTTAGGTTCGGTTCCGATCACAAAAAGCGTAGCGGATCTGCCGTATTTCAGAGACAATCCGTTCTACGCAAAGTCCAATGAATCCGTAAAATATGTAGGACCTTGGCCTAAGACGATCAACTGGGCTTCCGTCATAGATTCCACCACCGTAAAACTGCTGCAGCAGGCTCTTATGGGACAGATAACCGCTCAGCAAATGGTAGAATCAATTTCCGCAGAACTGGCAAAAAAATAA
- a CDS encoding carbohydrate ABC transporter permease, producing MKKNVAKRLLLVWIPALLISLYSLIPLAWAFITSVKPENEIHTPVVKYWPSSPTLKNYASVIKTTDFPRQFKNSAIVSGCTTLLCVFISITASYAFSRFRFKGETTLRKFLLSSQMFPKVLIIIPLFVIMRGLHLLNTKGSLIFAYTSFSLPYVIYMLIGYFAGIPQDLDEAATIDGCSRTGVLFKIVLPLALPGIIATAIYAFIHAWDELMFAVMFTSTAAQRTLPVGLNMYIGEYGIEWGSLCAASILTSLPVVLLFMFLQRYLIAGMTSGGVKE from the coding sequence ATGAAAAAGAATGTCGCAAAGCGTTTGCTTTTAGTATGGATTCCTGCATTGCTGATCAGCTTATATTCCCTAATTCCGCTTGCATGGGCGTTTATTACATCCGTAAAACCTGAAAACGAAATACACACACCTGTGGTAAAGTATTGGCCTTCCAGCCCGACTTTAAAAAACTATGCTTCGGTAATAAAAACGACCGATTTTCCGAGACAATTCAAAAACAGTGCGATAGTTTCGGGGTGTACTACGCTGTTGTGCGTGTTTATTTCAATTACCGCAAGCTATGCTTTCAGCCGCTTTCGTTTTAAAGGTGAAACCACCTTAAGAAAATTTTTACTTTCGAGTCAGATGTTTCCCAAGGTTCTCATAATCATACCTCTTTTTGTTATCATGAGAGGACTGCATTTGCTAAACACAAAAGGAAGTCTCATATTCGCATATACTTCTTTTTCTCTTCCGTATGTTATATACATGCTGATCGGTTATTTTGCGGGCATTCCGCAAGACCTAGACGAAGCCGCAACGATCGACGGTTGTTCCAGAACGGGCGTTCTTTTTAAAATAGTGCTTCCGCTGGCTTTGCCCGGAATTATAGCGACTGCGATCTACGCCTTTATACACGCATGGGACGAGCTCATGTTTGCCGTAATGTTTACTTCAACCGCAGCTCAAAGAACCTTGCCTGTAGGTCTTAACATGTACATAGGCGAATACGGAATCGAATGGGGAAGTTTGTGCGCCGCTTCAATTCTTACTTCGTTGCCTGTAGTTTTGCTGTTTATGTTCTTACAGCGATACTTGATTGCAGGAATGACGAGCGGCGGCGTAAAAGAATAA
- a CDS encoding aspartate kinase, whose translation MIVMKFGGSSVANAERIRHVAEIIKAYKGKRPVVVLSAMGDTTDHLLEAAETAVKGTVDIRKVMELHEKTQKELGILPSPIVDLQAELQQLLTGICMLKELTKRTRDYLVSFGERMSVRIMAAYLQKEGLPAQFYDAWDIGFISDSNYMAAELDESVWRLIPSHLDDYKNGKNDAIPIVTGFIAKDKEGHITTLGRGGSDLSATMLGSAMCAEEIQTWKDVDGILTADPRICPDARPVPEVTYEEAQELAVFGSQILHPRSMVPCLRTGTPVRVKNSYNIESPGSIIVAKHTQKTNPVCAITSIKNITLIDIVSTRMIGAAGFLAHIFNQFLKWNISIDVIATSEVSVSLTINTQTNLDGLVADLKKVADVNVKKGKAIIAIICDVASTSEILAQGFTALARNNINVQMISQGASKVNISFICNEDQSSDVVKILHKAFFGETR comes from the coding sequence ATGATCGTCATGAAATTCGGCGGTTCGTCCGTCGCAAATGCGGAGCGTATACGCCATGTTGCAGAGATTATCAAAGCATACAAGGGAAAAAGGCCTGTCGTAGTGCTTTCCGCAATGGGGGATACGACGGATCACTTGCTTGAAGCTGCGGAAACCGCAGTGAAAGGTACCGTTGACATACGAAAGGTTATGGAATTGCACGAAAAGACACAAAAAGAATTGGGTATTTTACCCTCTCCCATCGTCGATCTGCAAGCGGAACTTCAACAGCTTTTGACGGGAATTTGCATGTTAAAAGAGCTTACCAAGCGCACACGCGATTACCTTGTTTCGTTCGGTGAGAGGATGTCCGTAAGAATAATGGCCGCTTATCTGCAAAAAGAAGGGCTGCCTGCGCAGTTTTATGATGCGTGGGACATAGGCTTTATAAGCGACAGCAATTACATGGCTGCGGAACTTGACGAATCCGTATGGCGCCTTATTCCGTCGCATCTTGACGATTACAAAAACGGAAAAAACGACGCTATTCCGATAGTTACCGGTTTTATTGCAAAAGACAAAGAAGGTCATATCACAACATTGGGGCGCGGAGGAAGCGATTTAAGCGCTACGATGCTGGGTTCTGCAATGTGTGCCGAAGAAATCCAAACGTGGAAGGATGTAGACGGCATTTTAACGGCGGATCCGCGTATATGTCCGGACGCACGCCCCGTTCCTGAAGTGACTTATGAAGAAGCTCAGGAACTGGCCGTTTTCGGATCTCAAATTCTGCATCCCAGGTCGATGGTTCCGTGTTTGCGTACAGGAACGCCGGTTCGCGTAAAGAATTCTTATAATATTGAAAGTCCGGGGTCTATCATAGTTGCAAAACACACTCAAAAAACCAATCCTGTATGTGCGATTACGTCTATAAAAAACATAACCCTCATAGACATCGTTTCTACTCGTATGATCGGAGCCGCAGGCTTCCTTGCGCACATATTCAATCAGTTTTTAAAATGGAACATAAGCATCGACGTGATTGCGACCAGTGAAGTTTCCGTGTCGCTTACTATAAATACGCAAACAAATTTGGACGGGCTCGTGGCCGATCTTAAGAAAGTTGCCGACGTCAATGTAAAAAAAGGAAAGGCTATAATAGCCATAATATGCGACGTTGCATCTACGAGCGAAATTTTAGCTCAAGGCTTTACAGCCCTTGCCCGAAACAATATAAACGTACAGATGATCAGTCAGGGAGCTTCAAAAGTAAACATAAGTTTTATTTGTAACGAAGATCAATCGTCGGACGTAGTAAAAATCCTGCATAAAGCATTTTTCGGAGAAACAAGATGA